Proteins encoded in a region of the Rutidosis leptorrhynchoides isolate AG116_Rl617_1_P2 chromosome 9, CSIRO_AGI_Rlap_v1, whole genome shotgun sequence genome:
- the LOC139865731 gene encoding BAG family molecular chaperone regulator 1-like has translation MMRVRTQATEMTPVDRNSVSGAGGENIWEVRPGGMLVQKRDPDVETNRIPPPTIRVRVKYGSVYHEVNINSQATFGELKKMLTGLTGLHHEDQQLMYKDKARDSKAYLDVAGVKDRSKMVVMEDPISQEKRFVEMRKNAKMEKVAKLISDISFEVDRLAGQVSAIDSVISKGGKVADKTLLNVIELLMNQLLKLDGITVDGDVKSQRKTQVKRIQEYVEKLDALKILNSTTGGTNGNMLPQSRRTVVADKVKPPSSAVTTEWEIFESMAAPPPPPPPPPPASTSSNTVHPMFNWDLI, from the exons atgatgcgTGTGAGGACACAAGCAACAGAAATGACTCCCGTTGACCGGAACTCAGTTTCCGGTGCCGGCGGTGAGAATATATGGGAGGTCCGGCCAGGTGGAATGTTGGTTCAGAAACGAGACCCGGATGTTGAAACTAATCGTATTCCTCCACCAACTATCCGGGTTCGGGTCAAATACGGTTCGGTTTACCATGAAGTAAACATCAATTCACAAGCTACATTTG GTGAGTTGAAGAAGATGTTAACTGGGCTAACCGGATTACACCATGAAGATCAACAGCTGATGTACAAAGATAAAGCAAGGGATTCAAAAGCGTATCTTGATGTTGCTGGTGTTAAAGATCGATCGAAAATGGTGGTTATGGAAGATCCAATTAGCCAAGAAAAAAGATTTGTTGAAATGAGAAAGAATGCAAAAATGGAGAAGGTTGCTAAATTGATTTCGGATATTAGCTTCGAGGTCGATAGGCTAGCCGGTCAG GTATCAGCGATTGATTCGGTCATATCTAAAGGAGGAAAAGTTGCTGATAAGACTTTGTTGAATGTGATCGAGTTATTGATGAATCAACTGCTTAAACTAGATGGAATTACAGTTGATGGTGATGTAAAATCACAAAGGAAAACACAG GTAAAAAGGATCCAAGAGTATGTTGAAAAGTTAGATGCTTTGAAGATTTTAAACTCAACAACAGGTGGTACTAATGGTAACATGCTGCCACAATCAAGGCGGACAGTGGTGGCTGATAAAGTTAAACCACCATCTTCTGCCGTCACTACAGAATGGGAGATTTTTGAATCTATGGCtgccccaccaccaccaccaccaccaccaccaccggcaagcaccagcagcaacacagTTCATCCAATGTTCAATTGGGATTTGATTTAA